In Temnothorax longispinosus isolate EJ_2023e unplaced genomic scaffold, Tlon_JGU_v1 HiC_scaffold_37, whole genome shotgun sequence, a genomic segment contains:
- the LOC139824422 gene encoding uncharacterized protein, which translates to MAYHRLIGFALRVPHLCRLPMEHRCCTPIGINAYTRWLTTVSATGASSASPTVEAPMIISDPDRRLRKMADLRLIRYVEEYTVHSTEYTVSFGAGTLFLKNRE; encoded by the exons ATGGCTTACCACCGCTTGATCGG GTTCGCTCTACGGGTGCCTCATCTGTGTCGCCTACCCATGGAGCACCGCTGCTGCACACCGATCGGGATCAACGCGTACACAAGATGGCTGACCACC GTTTCCGCCACGGGGGCCTCATCTGCATCTCCCACTGTTGAAGCACCGATGATAATCTCCGACCCGGATCGACGCCTTCGCAAGATGGCTGACCTCCGCTTGATCAGGTACGTAGAAG AGTACACAGTACACAGTACAGAGTACACAGTCTCCTTCGGAGCTGGTACGCTCTTCTTAAAGAACCGGGAATAG
- the LOC139824423 gene encoding uncharacterized protein, translating into MLAAKSKVAPLKPMSVPRLELCAAQLLARLFQFVCMSLDMPNVPKHCWIAAKVALAWLRRSPAHWKTFVANRVADIQARLPNTPWRHVSTDENPADCVSRGISPAELASNYLWWSGPSWMTKTPEQ; encoded by the coding sequence ATGCTAGCAGCAAAATCCAAGGTCGCTCCGCTAAAACCAATGAGCGTCCCTCGACTCGAACTCTGTGCGGCTCAGCTGCTCGCCAGACTCTTCCAATTTGTTTGCATGTCGCTCGATATGCCGAACGTACCGAAACACTGCTGGATCGCCGCCAAAGTGGCTCTGGCCTGGCTGAGGCGCTCACCAGCTCACTGGAAGACATTCGTGGCGAATCGTGTCGCGGATATTCAAGCGAGGCTCCCGAACACACCCTGGCGTCACGTGTCCACTGATGAAAATCCTGCCGACTGCGTGTCACGTGGGATCTCTCCCGCGGAGCTGGCCTCGAACTACTTGTGGTGGTCAGGTCCCTCCTGGATGACCAAAACTCCAGAACAATAG